A stretch of Buteo buteo chromosome 9, bButBut1.hap1.1, whole genome shotgun sequence DNA encodes these proteins:
- the CCR10 gene encoding C-C chemokine receptor type 10, with translation MQEQATPSPVSMELTATTDFYPWEDGYSWEDGMLPELCDKQAVQGFARTYQPAVYLLLSLLGTVGNGLVLLTHTRYRQAHSITDVCLLHLALSDLLLLLTLPFAITDTLQGWSTGTATCKALQGLYALNFYSGFLFLTCISVDRYVAIVRVPAACRLRPRARRHGWLTVGLAWLLAMLLALPQFIYSQAEQHQDLRICHVVFPRAVSRAARGATNLVQVVLGFAVPFLVMASCYAAIARTLLAARGAQPHRALRVLLALVLVFVALQLPHSLMVLLDAAELLASWEVSCAQSRRKDLALLVTGGLAYLRCCLNPLLYAFLGQRFRRELWLLASDARCVGPLEPRCPSCPSPRQRTSLSTCQDVV, from the coding sequence GCGACCCCCAGCCCCGTCTCAATGGAGCTGACCGCCACCACTGACTTCTACCCCTGGGAGGATGGGTACTCATGGGAGGACGGCATGCTGCCCGAGCTCTGTGACAAGCAGGCAGTGCAGGGCTTCGCCCGCACCTACCAGCCTGCCGTCTACCTGCTGCTCTCACTGCTGGGCACAGTGGGGAATGGGCTGGTGCTGCTCACGCACACCCGCTACCGCCAGGCACACAGCATCACCGACGTCTGCCTCCTGCACCTTGCCCTGTCtgacctcctgctgctcctgacGCTGCCCTTCGCCATCACCGACACGCTGCAGGGCTGGTCCACAGGCACGGCCACCTGCAAGGCGCTGCAGGGCCTCTACGCCCTCAACTTCTACAGCggcttcctcttcctcacctgCATCAGCGTGGACCGCTACGTGGCCATCGTGCGGGTGCCGGCTGCCTGCCGCCTGCGCCCACGGGCTCGCCGCCACGGTTGGCTGACGGTGGGGCTGGCCTGGCTGCTGGCCATGCTACTGGCGCTGCCCCAGTTCATCTACAGCCAAGCGGAGCAGCACCAGGACCTCCGGATCTGTCACGTCGTCTTCCCCCGCGCGGTCTCGCGGGCGGCCCGGGGGGCCACCAACCTGGTGCAGGTCGTGCTGGGCTTCGCGGTGCCCTTCCTGGTGATGGCGAGCTGCTACGCGGCCATAGCCCGAACTCTGCTGGCGGCCCGCGGCGCCCAGCCCCACCGGGCGCTACGGGTGCTGCTGGCCCTCGTGCTGGTTTTTGTGGCCCTgcagctgccccacagcctgATGGTGCTGCTGGACGCGGCCGAGCTGCTGGCCAGCTGGGAGGTGAGCTGTGCCCAGAGCCGCCGCAAGGACCTGGCACTGCTGGTCACCGGCGGGCTGGCGTACCTGCGCTGCTGCCTCAACCCCCTGCTCTACGCCTTCCTGGGCCAGCGCTTCCGCCGGGAGCTGTGGCTCCTGGCCAGTGATGCCAGGTGCGTGGGGCCCCTCGAGCCACgctgccccagctgccccagTCCCCGCCAGCGGACATCACTCTCCACCTGCCAGGACGTGGTGTAG